One Ricinus communis isolate WT05 ecotype wild-type chromosome 7, ASM1957865v1, whole genome shotgun sequence genomic region harbors:
- the LOC8285891 gene encoding dirigent protein 2 → MAKQTKPSNLTLPLLSSVLVAMLLMNIATAREHKDTKMTVYFHSVFRGPKATVVPVAGLPNNEASFVQFGTIFVNDYAITEMPENTSTAVGRAQGVNAIVGLDGINSLVMLSIVFANEEYNGSTLVLQGLSKQFDEVREIPILSGTGRFRHASGFITLETIFVDKTSVYSTMRCNVSVLHY, encoded by the coding sequence ATggcaaaacaaacaaaacccAGCAACCTAACCTTACCACTGCTTTCATCAGTACTTGTAGCCATGTTATTGATGAACATAGCTACTGCCAGAGAGCACAAAGATACCAAGATGACTGTATATTTTCATAGTGTGTTTAGGGGACCTAAGGCTACTGTGGTCCCAGTGGCCGGCTTACCAAACAACGAAGCTTCGTTTGTGCAATTCGGAACGATTTTCGTCAATGATTATGCGATCACCGAGATGCCTGAGAACACATCAACAGCAGTTGGGCGAGCTCAAGGGGTGAATGCAATTGTTGGGCTGGACGGAATTAACTCGCTGGTGATGTTGTCTATTGTGTTCGCTAATGAGGAGTATAATGGTAGCACACTAGTGTTACAAGGGCTTAGTAAGCAGTTTGATGAGGTTAGAGAGATCCCAATCCTTTCTGGAACAGGTCGATTCAGGCATGCAAGTGGATTTATTACATTGGAGACAATTTTTGTAGACAAGACTTCTGTTTACTCCACCATGCGGTGTAACGTTTCTGTTTTACATTACTAG
- the LOC8285892 gene encoding dirigent protein 22, which translates to MAKLTVPTNLSLAILFLLAITASIARAQQAKEIKMSLYFQDISSGPNATVIPVAGIAAKHWTFTQFGTIFVTDEPITETADPNSAPVGRAQGIYATSALDGLNAHVMISIVFTNGEYGGSTLQIQGSSKQFEGVREVAVVAGTGLFRYARGYATFETYYLDIPAAYSIIRCNISVLHYSDCGLQSPFSFPSL; encoded by the coding sequence ATGGCAAAACTAACAGTACCCACCAACTTATCATTGGCTATTCTTTTCCTTCTAGCCATTACTGCAAGTATAGCTAGGGCACAGCAGgctaaagaaatcaaaatgtcCTTGTATTTTCAGGATATCTCAAGTGGTCCTAATGCAACTGTTATTCCAGTTGCAGGGATAGCTGCCAAGCACTGGACCTTCACACAATTTGGGACCATTTTTGTCACTGATGAGCCTATAACTGAAACTGCTGACCCCAACTCAGCCCCAGTCGGCCGTGCACAGGGCATCTACGCAACTTCAGCTTTGGATGGGCTAAACGCTCATGTAATGATATCAATTGTGTTCACTAACGGAGAATATGGTGGCAGCACTTTGCAAATACAAGGTTCCAGTAAGCAATTTGAAGGTGTTAGAGAAGTTGCTGTAGTAGCTGGAACAGGACTTTTTAGGTATGCAAGGGGATATGCTACTTTTGAGACTTATTATTTGGATATTCCTGCTGCTTACTCAATCATCAGGTGCAATATTTCAGTACTTCATTACTCGGATTGTGGACTGCAGTCTCCATTCTCATTTCCAAGTCTCTGA